A portion of the Streptomyces sp. NBC_00376 genome contains these proteins:
- a CDS encoding RNA-guided endonuclease InsQ/TnpB family protein: protein MQLRYTFRVHPEPGQRAALERAFGCARVVFNDALRARQDAYAANEPYPSGAALSKRLITEARHTPQRAWLGEASSVVLQQALRDVEVAYRNFFASLKGKRKGPKVGAPRFKSRKDARQAIRFTANARWKITGRGRLALPKIGELRVTWSRVLPVTPSSVTLIKDAAGRYFASFVIDTDPDTDRARWEAPDPDRAIGIDLGLTTFAVLSDGTRIASPRFLRRAEKKLKKAQQNLSRKKKGSKNREKARLKVARAHAQVADARKEFHHQLSTKLIRENQAIAVEDLAVSALARTRLAKSIHDAGWSQFVNMLEYRAKRYGRVFVKIGRFEPTSQICSACGHRDGPKPLHIREWTCPACGAVHDRDHNASKNVKTAAGLAVTACGAKVGPEPVLAQREETGSHGITYPHRAAQRHSNR from the coding sequence ATGCAGCTTCGGTACACCTTCCGTGTGCACCCGGAGCCCGGTCAACGCGCCGCGTTGGAGCGGGCGTTCGGGTGCGCAAGGGTGGTGTTCAACGACGCACTCCGAGCCCGCCAGGACGCGTACGCGGCGAACGAGCCGTATCCGAGCGGGGCCGCACTCTCGAAGCGGCTGATCACCGAGGCGAGGCACACTCCGCAACGGGCCTGGCTGGGCGAGGCGTCCTCGGTCGTACTGCAACAGGCGCTGCGGGACGTGGAAGTTGCCTACAGGAACTTCTTCGCCTCCCTCAAGGGGAAGCGCAAGGGCCCGAAGGTCGGGGCGCCGCGTTTCAAGTCGCGCAAGGATGCCCGGCAGGCGATCCGGTTCACCGCGAACGCCCGCTGGAAGATCACCGGCCGGGGACGGCTGGCGCTGCCGAAGATCGGCGAACTTCGGGTGACCTGGTCGAGGGTGCTGCCCGTGACCCCCTCCAGCGTCACCCTCATCAAGGACGCGGCGGGCCGGTACTTCGCCTCCTTCGTCATCGACACCGATCCCGACACCGACCGGGCCCGGTGGGAGGCTCCCGACCCGGACCGCGCGATCGGCATCGACCTCGGGCTGACGACCTTCGCGGTCCTCTCGGACGGCACGAGGATCGCCTCCCCGAGGTTTCTGCGCCGGGCGGAGAAGAAACTGAAGAAGGCCCAGCAGAACCTGTCCCGTAAGAAGAAGGGGTCGAAGAACCGGGAGAAGGCCCGGCTGAAGGTCGCCCGCGCCCACGCGCAGGTCGCCGACGCGCGCAAGGAGTTCCACCACCAGCTCTCCACGAAGCTGATTCGCGAGAACCAAGCGATCGCGGTGGAGGACCTGGCGGTATCCGCACTCGCGCGCACCCGGCTGGCCAAGAGCATCCATGACGCGGGCTGGTCCCAGTTCGTGAACATGCTCGAATACAGGGCGAAACGGTACGGGCGGGTGTTCGTGAAGATCGGCAGGTTCGAACCGACCAGCCAGATCTGCTCCGCCTGCGGCCACCGCGACGGCCCCAAACCCCTCCACATCCGGGAATGGACCTGCCCGGCCTGCGGGGCAGTCCACGACCGCGACCACAACGCCTCGAAGAACGTGAAAACGGCCGCCGGACTGGCGGTAACAGCCTGCGGAGCGAAGGTAGGACCAG